The following are encoded together in the Flavobacterium sp. TR2 genome:
- a CDS encoding putative glycoside hydrolase — MNKLQNFSKIVVLALSLSLFSCGQKDAKAEENGKFIFGVWTTADAKKSDADYSKEFKKYKDGGIDEVLINTQTDPKLLERLVPLAKKEGLKVHAWIMAMNRPNDSVALQHPDWYQVSKEGKSCFDNRPYVDYYQWLCPTREESRNHVLGLVEGLAKVEGIESVHLDYIRFPDIFLPISLLPKYNLVQDVELPQFDFCYCDACVSKFEKEHHKNPKNSHNTSIDMEWKNFRLNAVKAVVDDAYKIAHKHNKKLTAAVFPYPEMADHMVRQRWDKWNIDEVYPMIYHSFYDEEIDWVGYATKQGVADLEGKQTKVNTGIYIPGLKSDAELKEAILLAKKNGATGVSFFDGNALSDSNLKTIAAVKSTL; from the coding sequence ATGAATAAGTTACAGAACTTTTCAAAGATTGTAGTTCTTGCGCTTTCACTGAGTTTATTCTCATGCGGACAAAAAGATGCTAAAGCAGAAGAAAACGGTAAATTCATTTTTGGCGTTTGGACCACTGCCGACGCTAAAAAATCGGATGCAGATTATTCAAAAGAATTCAAAAAATACAAAGACGGCGGAATTGACGAAGTTTTAATTAACACCCAAACTGATCCGAAACTATTGGAAAGATTAGTGCCTCTTGCAAAAAAAGAAGGACTAAAAGTTCACGCTTGGATTATGGCAATGAACCGCCCAAATGATTCAGTTGCCTTGCAGCACCCAGATTGGTACCAAGTAAGCAAAGAAGGAAAATCTTGCTTTGACAACCGTCCGTATGTAGATTATTACCAATGGCTTTGTCCAACCAGAGAAGAATCTAGAAATCACGTTTTAGGGTTAGTTGAAGGTCTGGCAAAAGTTGAAGGAATCGAAAGCGTACATTTAGACTACATTCGCTTCCCAGATATTTTCTTGCCAATCAGTTTATTGCCAAAGTATAATTTGGTTCAGGATGTAGAATTGCCTCAATTTGATTTCTGTTATTGTGATGCCTGCGTAAGCAAATTCGAAAAAGAACATCACAAAAATCCAAAAAATAGCCACAATACTTCTATTGATATGGAGTGGAAAAACTTCAGATTGAATGCCGTAAAAGCCGTGGTTGATGATGCATATAAAATCGCTCATAAACACAATAAAAAACTAACGGCAGCAGTATTTCCTTATCCAGAAATGGCAGACCACATGGTGCGCCAGCGTTGGGATAAATGGAATATTGACGAAGTATATCCAATGATTTACCATAGTTTTTACGATGAAGAAATTGACTGGGTTGGTTATGCAACCAAGCAAGGTGTAGCCGATTTGGAAGGAAAACAGACGAAAGTAAATACAGGAATCTACATTCCAGGATTAAAATCGGATGCAGAATTGAAAGAAGCGATTTTGCTGGCTAAGAAAAATGGTGCTACGGGAGTTTCATTTTTTGACGGAAATGCTTTATCAGATAGTAATTTAAAAACAATTGCAGCAGTAAAATCTACCTTGTAG
- a CDS encoding glycoside hydrolase family 130 protein — protein sequence MSTIPWQDRPENSKDVMWRYSENPIIDRYSIPSSNSIFNSAVVPFGDGYAGVFRCDNKAVQMNIFAGFSKDGINWEINHEPIVMQAGNTEMIESAYKYDPRVVWIEDRYWITWCNGYNGPTIGIGYTFDFKEFFQCENAFLPFNRNGVLFPQKINGKYAMLSRPSDNGHTPFGDIWISYSPDMKYWGEHRLVMKPSPFEQSAWQCTKVGAGPIPILTDEGWLMIYHGVINTCNGFRYAMGSALLYIDSPDQVKYRTQPYLLGPAETYEMVGDVPNVVFPCAALHDIEEDKLAVYYGAADTHVAIAFGKLSEVIQFTKDNSL from the coding sequence ATGAGTACTATTCCTTGGCAAGACAGACCCGAAAACAGTAAAGATGTAATGTGGAGATATTCTGAGAATCCAATTATCGACAGATATTCGATTCCTTCATCAAACAGTATATTCAATAGTGCAGTTGTACCTTTTGGAGACGGATATGCTGGGGTTTTCAGATGTGATAATAAAGCAGTTCAAATGAATATTTTTGCTGGTTTCAGTAAAGATGGCATCAATTGGGAAATTAACCACGAGCCAATTGTAATGCAGGCTGGAAATACAGAAATGATCGAATCTGCTTATAAATACGACCCTCGTGTGGTTTGGATTGAAGACCGTTACTGGATTACGTGGTGCAACGGTTACAACGGACCAACGATTGGAATTGGCTATACTTTCGATTTTAAAGAATTTTTCCAATGCGAAAATGCCTTTTTGCCATTCAACAGAAACGGGGTTTTATTTCCACAGAAAATCAATGGAAAATATGCCATGTTAAGCCGCCCAAGTGATAACGGACACACGCCATTCGGAGATATTTGGATCAGCTATAGCCCAGACATGAAATATTGGGGAGAACACAGATTGGTCATGAAACCAAGTCCGTTTGAGCAAAGCGCTTGGCAGTGCACAAAAGTGGGAGCAGGGCCAATTCCAATCTTGACAGACGAAGGCTGGCTAATGATTTACCACGGAGTGATCAATACTTGCAACGGTTTCCGTTATGCAATGGGTTCAGCGCTTTTATATATTGATTCGCCAGATCAGGTAAAATACAGAACACAGCCTTATTTATTAGGACCAGCAGAAACGTATGAAATGGTTGGAGACGTTCCAAATGTAGTTTTCCCTTGCGCAGCTTTGCATGATATTGAAGAAGATAAATTAGCAGTTTACTACGGTGCGGCAGATACTCACGTAGCAATCGCTTTCGGAAAACTGAGTGAAGTAATCCAATTTACAAAAGATAATAGTTTATAA
- a CDS encoding sodium:solute symporter family protein — protein MNIIDVSIILIYIVLSVGIGIWISRKASKGLDDYFLGGKSIKWYFLGLSNGSGMFDVSGTSWMIGVLFLYGVKSFMFMWLWPIWNQIFVMMFLAIWIRRSKVMTGSEWILTRFGSDKAGKASHIIVAIFAIISTIGFIAYFFVGIGKFVTIILPWDLTVHMNGGVFLTSEQSYALLIIFLTTIYTVKGGMFSVVATEVVQYLIMIVAGILIAGYAFVNYTDVQINSVITPEWKNVFFGWEFETQWSDKFETFNRLIDTEGYKMFGAFIGMTLFKGFFASVAGPTPSYDLQRVLSTKSVKEAAYMSGFTNLILFIPRYLLITGIVVIALVNLAPELNANVNLTGADLELLMPKVVNLYIPVGIKGILLAGLLAAFMSGFSAFVNAGPAYIVNDIYKKYFKPVASNKHYIKVSQISSFLVVGLGVFMGFFADSINSLTLWITSALYGGYVAANFLKWIWWRFNGWGYFWGMVGGLVAASLQFILDQNKGNLASGTFLHQLSEVPSIYLFPLIFGFSILGCFLGTYLSKPTDMEVLKSFYSNVRPWGFWNPVYKQLKAEDQSFQKNNDFYLDMMNCAIGIVWQSSMILLPIYFIIRDYPKALVALAVFLVTTTVLKFTWLDRVRKIEE, from the coding sequence ATGAACATTATTGACGTATCAATCATTTTAATTTATATCGTACTCTCGGTCGGTATTGGAATCTGGATTTCAAGGAAAGCATCAAAAGGGCTAGATGATTATTTCCTTGGCGGGAAATCCATCAAATGGTATTTTTTAGGATTGAGCAACGGCTCTGGAATGTTTGATGTTTCAGGCACTTCCTGGATGATTGGAGTTTTGTTTTTATATGGCGTAAAAAGTTTCATGTTTATGTGGCTTTGGCCAATATGGAATCAGATTTTTGTCATGATGTTCCTCGCTATTTGGATTAGACGATCAAAAGTAATGACAGGTTCTGAGTGGATCCTCACTCGTTTTGGAAGTGATAAGGCAGGAAAAGCATCCCATATTATTGTGGCGATTTTTGCAATTATTTCTACAATTGGCTTCATCGCTTATTTTTTTGTCGGAATCGGGAAATTTGTGACTATTATTCTTCCGTGGGATCTAACGGTTCATATGAATGGCGGCGTTTTCTTAACATCAGAACAGTCTTATGCATTGCTAATTATATTTTTGACTACAATTTATACCGTTAAAGGCGGAATGTTTTCTGTTGTGGCGACTGAGGTTGTGCAATATTTAATCATGATTGTTGCTGGAATTTTAATCGCTGGTTATGCATTCGTAAATTATACAGATGTTCAGATTAATTCGGTAATTACGCCAGAATGGAAAAATGTTTTCTTTGGATGGGAATTTGAAACGCAATGGAGCGATAAATTTGAAACTTTCAACAGATTAATTGATACGGAAGGCTATAAAATGTTTGGTGCTTTTATCGGAATGACTTTATTCAAAGGATTTTTTGCCAGCGTTGCGGGACCAACACCAAGTTACGATTTGCAGCGTGTTCTTTCTACAAAATCGGTAAAAGAAGCGGCTTACATGAGCGGTTTTACCAACTTGATTTTATTTATTCCTAGATATTTATTGATTACAGGAATTGTAGTGATTGCATTGGTAAATCTAGCGCCAGAATTAAATGCAAACGTTAATCTGACAGGTGCAGATTTAGAATTATTAATGCCAAAAGTAGTCAATCTTTATATCCCTGTCGGTATTAAAGGAATTCTTCTAGCAGGTTTATTAGCGGCGTTCATGTCTGGATTCTCGGCTTTCGTAAATGCAGGACCAGCTTATATTGTAAATGATATTTATAAAAAATATTTTAAGCCTGTTGCTTCAAACAAACATTATATCAAAGTAAGTCAGATTTCTTCTTTCTTGGTTGTTGGTCTAGGAGTTTTCATGGGATTCTTTGCAGATTCGATCAACTCATTAACCCTTTGGATTACAAGTGCTTTATATGGAGGTTATGTTGCAGCCAACTTCTTAAAATGGATTTGGTGGCGTTTCAACGGATGGGGTTATTTCTGGGGAATGGTTGGAGGACTTGTTGCTGCTTCTCTTCAATTTATTTTAGATCAGAATAAAGGAAATTTAGCTTCTGGAACATTTTTGCATCAGCTATCAGAGGTGCCTTCAATTTATCTATTTCCTTTAATTTTCGGATTCTCAATTTTAGGCTGTTTTTTAGGAACTTATCTAAGCAAACCAACAGATATGGAGGTTCTCAAATCTTTCTACAGCAATGTTAGACCATGGGGATTTTGGAATCCAGTTTACAAGCAATTAAAGGCGGAAGATCAGTCTTTCCAAAAAAATAATGATTTCTATTTAGATATGATGAATTGTGCAATTGGTATTGTTTGGCAGTCAAGTATGATTCTGCTTCCGATTTACTTTATCATTAGAGATTATCCAAAAGCATTAGTGGCATTGGCGGTTTTTTTAGTGACAACGACAGTGTTGAAGTTTACTTGGCTGGATCGAGTGAGGAAGATTGAAGAGTAG
- a CDS encoding carbohydrate-binding family 9-like protein → MHSRGKLLSLAVTFFSLLAYAQAEKPVEPKSYIAYKTSQEIVIDGDGADKAWEKASWTTPFVDIEGVEKPKYNTQVKMLWDDNYYYILAKMEEPHVWANLKQRDTIIFYNNDFEVFIDPDNDTHNYYELEINALNTAWDLFINKPYREKNTVLNDWNITGLKSAVKIDGTLNNTSDTDKGWTLEIAIPWSVYKTSYFDNIVPKDKFWRVNFSRVNWQHSVIDGKYERKKDSEGKFLPEYNWVWSPMGVINMHEPEKWAYVYFSSKESNDKFTIPQEEKVKWELYTLYRAQKRYFEKNKTWVKSLQSISKKNIVIDGKTLKPVLENHSSGFNILVKSPFSNKTLIIKEDGKIITNE, encoded by the coding sequence ATGCATAGTAGAGGTAAATTGTTGTCCCTAGCCGTTACGTTTTTTTCGCTGTTGGCTTATGCGCAAGCTGAAAAACCGGTTGAACCGAAAAGTTATATTGCGTATAAAACTTCTCAAGAGATTGTTATCGACGGTGATGGAGCAGACAAAGCTTGGGAGAAAGCATCTTGGACAACTCCTTTTGTCGACATAGAAGGTGTTGAAAAACCAAAATACAACACACAGGTAAAAATGCTCTGGGACGATAATTACTACTATATCTTGGCAAAAATGGAAGAGCCGCACGTTTGGGCAAATCTAAAACAGCGCGATACAATTATTTTTTATAATAATGATTTTGAGGTTTTTATTGATCCGGATAACGACACGCACAATTATTATGAATTGGAAATCAATGCGCTAAACACGGCTTGGGATCTATTCATCAATAAACCTTACCGCGAAAAAAACACGGTTTTAAACGACTGGAATATTACAGGTTTAAAATCGGCGGTAAAGATTGACGGAACTCTGAACAATACTTCAGATACCGATAAAGGCTGGACATTAGAAATTGCCATTCCGTGGTCAGTTTATAAAACATCCTATTTTGATAATATTGTTCCGAAAGATAAGTTTTGGAGAGTCAATTTCTCTAGGGTAAATTGGCAGCATTCGGTTATCGACGGAAAATACGAACGCAAAAAAGATTCAGAAGGAAAGTTTCTCCCAGAATACAATTGGGTTTGGTCGCCTATGGGAGTCATCAATATGCATGAGCCTGAAAAATGGGCTTATGTATATTTTTCTTCAAAAGAAAGCAACGATAAATTTACAATTCCGCAGGAAGAAAAAGTAAAATGGGAGCTTTACACTTTATACCGTGCTCAAAAAAGATATTTCGAAAAGAATAAAACTTGGGTAAAATCACTGCAAAGCATCAGTAAAAAAAATATAGTTATTGACGGAAAGACTTTAAAACCAGTTTTAGAAAATCATTCATCCGGATTTAATATCTTGGTAAAGAGTCCTTTTTCAAACAAAACCTTAATAATTAAAGAAGATGGTAAAATTATTACGAATGAATAA
- a CDS encoding isoaspartyl peptidase/L-asparaginase family protein: MSNRRDFIKKTTLGTLAISSVLGVSGFAANHENEETAPESKEKKQQKPVIISTWNHGLPANKESWKNLKEGKSALDAIEAGMKIPEADPNVRSVGYGGYPDREGKVTLDACIMDHNSNCGSVCFLEGIMHPISVAKRVLQNTPHVMLAGQGALQFALSEGFKVENLLTPESEKDWKKWLEDSKYKPVINIENHDTISMLMLDQEGNLSGGCTTSGAAWKMHGRVGDSPIIGAGLFLDNEVGAAAATGLGEAVIRTAGSAMVVELMRQGKSPFDACKEITERIYNKHKNHKDMEYLQVGFIALNKNGEYAGYSLRSGFNYAVSDDVKGHRMEDAKFKMSWEK, from the coding sequence ATGTCAAATAGAAGAGATTTTATAAAGAAAACAACCTTAGGCACCTTAGCTATAAGTTCTGTTTTAGGCGTAAGCGGATTTGCTGCAAATCATGAAAATGAGGAAACAGCCCCAGAATCAAAAGAAAAAAAGCAGCAAAAACCGGTTATTATTTCGACATGGAATCACGGTTTGCCTGCGAATAAAGAATCGTGGAAAAACTTAAAAGAAGGAAAATCAGCTCTTGACGCAATCGAAGCGGGAATGAAAATTCCTGAAGCCGATCCGAATGTGCGAAGCGTGGGTTATGGAGGATATCCAGATCGCGAAGGAAAAGTGACTCTTGATGCCTGCATCATGGATCACAATAGCAATTGTGGGTCTGTTTGTTTCTTAGAAGGAATTATGCACCCTATTTCTGTTGCAAAAAGAGTGCTGCAAAATACGCCTCACGTTATGTTAGCGGGACAAGGCGCATTGCAGTTTGCTTTGTCAGAAGGATTTAAAGTAGAAAATTTACTGACTCCCGAATCTGAAAAAGACTGGAAAAAATGGCTGGAAGATTCTAAATACAAACCAGTTATTAATATAGAAAATCACGATACCATAAGCATGCTAATGTTAGACCAAGAGGGCAATCTTTCGGGCGGATGTACCACGAGCGGTGCGGCTTGGAAAATGCACGGACGCGTCGGTGACTCCCCAATAATCGGCGCGGGTCTTTTCTTGGACAACGAAGTGGGAGCTGCTGCTGCAACAGGCTTGGGAGAGGCAGTCATTAGAACGGCTGGAAGCGCGATGGTGGTCGAATTAATGCGTCAAGGAAAATCTCCTTTTGATGCTTGTAAAGAAATCACAGAGCGCATTTATAACAAACACAAAAACCACAAAGACATGGAATACCTGCAAGTTGGTTTTATTGCTTTGAACAAAAACGGTGAATATGCAGGTTACAGCTTAAGATCAGGATTTAATTACGCCGTTTCTGATGATGTGAAAGGCCACAGAATGGAAGACGCGAAATTTAAAATGTCTTGGGAAAAATAA
- a CDS encoding beta-N-acetylhexosaminidase — MKKLLFLLTVFTSIFSVNAQKVYTESDIRIIPKPTQTLIKTGVFEFTKDTKFVVNGDFQKDAANALASKFETAAGWKPEVTAKAPLSNYVVLKTDPNLKNEAYVLDVNPTNIVISAKGNNGFLYALESIRQLLPEAIESKFAITSAKWQIPSLTITDEPRFKWRGLMLDFSRHFFDKNYVLATIDRLAAHKMNVLHMHLVDDQGWRIEIKKYPKLTEVGAWRVDQENVSWNARLTTNPDEKGTYGGFFTQDELKEIVKYAAAKGIEVIPEIEMPAHVSSAIAAYPELACFNQRIGVPSGGVWPLTDIYCAGKETTFEFLQNVIDEVITIFPSKYIHIGGDEATKTNWAKCPNCQKRIKDEHLKNVNELQSYFVKRMEKYINSKGKKVIGWDEILEGGLAPDATVMSWRGMKGGIEAADQGHDVIMTPETPCYFNFYQGPQNEEPLAFDAYNPLSEVYKFDPVVSTMTPQEAAHVLGGQANLWAEHIAGPRDSEYMIFPRLAALSETLWSPKEKRNWNDFTARLFSMFKRYDYQGVNYAKSAYLVTAASTADLANKQVKVELKNEFPNPDIRYVLGNQSIEHQAIKYTSPIEIKETTVLKASLFQDEKPVGKTFTDTIVFHKGFAKKVKYLTPYNDNYKGDANTMVNTIRGSKNFHDGQWQAWLVNDMELVIDLEKIESIEQVSVGALESQGAGVNFPIQVKVLISTDGIKYTQVGKIMRPYTVNPVPELKDFKINFQKQNARFVKVIGGNLKKSPKGESSWLFVDEILVN, encoded by the coding sequence ATGAAAAAATTACTATTCCTATTAACCGTATTCACTTCAATTTTCTCGGTTAATGCGCAGAAAGTTTACACAGAAAGTGATATTCGTATCATTCCAAAACCGACTCAAACGCTGATAAAAACGGGTGTTTTTGAATTTACAAAAGATACCAAATTTGTCGTTAATGGCGATTTTCAAAAAGATGCCGCAAATGCTTTGGCATCAAAATTTGAAACTGCTGCAGGATGGAAACCAGAAGTTACCGCAAAAGCTCCTTTGAGTAATTATGTTGTATTAAAAACAGATCCAAACTTAAAGAATGAAGCTTACGTTTTGGATGTTAACCCAACTAATATTGTCATTTCTGCTAAAGGAAATAATGGTTTTTTATACGCTTTAGAAAGCATTAGACAATTGCTTCCTGAAGCCATCGAAAGTAAATTTGCGATTACTTCTGCAAAATGGCAGATTCCAAGTTTGACCATTACTGATGAACCTCGTTTTAAATGGAGAGGTTTAATGCTTGATTTTTCACGTCATTTCTTTGATAAAAACTATGTTTTAGCCACAATCGATCGTTTGGCAGCGCATAAAATGAACGTTTTGCATATGCATTTAGTTGACGATCAAGGCTGGAGAATCGAAATAAAAAAATATCCAAAACTGACAGAAGTTGGCGCTTGGAGGGTAGATCAGGAAAATGTTTCTTGGAATGCCAGATTAACGACAAATCCTGATGAAAAAGGAACTTACGGCGGATTTTTCACTCAAGACGAATTAAAAGAAATCGTAAAATACGCAGCTGCAAAAGGAATTGAAGTTATTCCAGAAATCGAAATGCCGGCTCACGTAAGCAGTGCGATTGCAGCGTATCCAGAACTGGCTTGCTTCAATCAGAGAATTGGCGTTCCGTCTGGCGGAGTTTGGCCTTTGACTGATATTTACTGTGCAGGAAAAGAAACTACGTTTGAGTTTTTACAGAATGTGATAGATGAAGTAATTACTATTTTCCCTTCAAAATACATTCATATTGGTGGCGATGAAGCGACCAAAACCAATTGGGCAAAATGTCCGAACTGCCAAAAAAGAATCAAAGATGAACATCTGAAAAATGTAAACGAATTGCAAAGCTATTTTGTAAAACGTATGGAGAAATACATCAACTCAAAAGGTAAAAAAGTGATCGGTTGGGATGAAATTTTAGAAGGCGGTTTAGCTCCAGATGCAACGGTAATGAGCTGGAGAGGAATGAAAGGCGGCATCGAAGCGGCAGATCAAGGTCACGATGTGATCATGACACCAGAAACGCCTTGTTATTTTAATTTCTATCAAGGTCCGCAAAACGAAGAACCTCTTGCTTTTGATGCTTACAACCCGTTAAGCGAAGTGTACAAATTTGATCCTGTAGTTTCAACCATGACACCACAAGAAGCCGCTCATGTTTTGGGCGGACAGGCCAATTTATGGGCAGAACATATTGCAGGACCGCGAGATTCTGAGTATATGATTTTTCCAAGATTAGCGGCGTTATCAGAAACCTTATGGAGTCCGAAAGAAAAACGCAATTGGAACGATTTTACAGCGAGATTGTTTTCAATGTTCAAACGTTACGATTATCAGGGAGTAAATTATGCAAAAAGCGCATACTTGGTAACAGCTGCTTCAACAGCAGATTTGGCCAATAAACAAGTGAAAGTGGAATTGAAAAATGAATTTCCAAACCCAGATATCCGCTATGTTTTAGGAAATCAAAGCATTGAGCATCAAGCGATAAAATACACAAGTCCAATTGAAATTAAAGAAACAACGGTATTAAAAGCATCTTTATTTCAGGATGAAAAACCCGTTGGAAAAACATTTACAGATACTATTGTTTTCCACAAAGGATTTGCGAAAAAAGTGAAATACTTAACGCCTTACAATGACAATTATAAAGGAGATGCCAATACGATGGTCAACACCATTCGCGGAAGCAAAAATTTCCATGATGGACAATGGCAAGCTTGGCTGGTTAACGATATGGAATTGGTAATTGATCTTGAAAAAATAGAAAGCATCGAGCAAGTATCAGTTGGAGCTTTAGAAAGCCAAGGCGCAGGAGTTAATTTCCCAATTCAAGTTAAAGTATTGATTTCTACAGACGGAATTAAATACACGCAAGTGGGTAAAATAATGCGTCCGTATACTGTAAATCCAGTTCCAGAATTGAAAGATTTCAAAATCAATTTCCAAAAGCAAAATGCACGTTTTGTAAAAGTGATTGGAGGCAACCTAAAGAAAAGTCCGAAAGGAGAAAGCTCTTGGTTGTTTGTAGATGAAATTTTGGTGAATTAA
- a CDS encoding GH92 family glycosyl hydrolase: MRKITLLSLTVILTASCKINVDKNTHHKSFAANYVDPFIGTGGHGHTYPGATVPFGMLQVSPDNGVSSWDWCSGYHYSDSIVSGFSHLHLSGTGIGDLADILFMPTNKKLDLTAKAASRDFLPYKSKYNHVHEKAVPGYYQVFLEDPKINVELTSTQRTAYHKYTYNNNDTQSVVVDLGFAINWDKAVKTSIKIEDAHTISGYRYSTGWAKNQKVFFVAKFSKPIAESIITADKKVVSGQNAEGENTALQLFFDSKNSKELGIKVALSSVSVENAKDNLDAENLNFKKAKSDATSDWNKALSKITVETPVDSLKTIFYTALYHAQVAPVTYSDKNGQFRREDDKIITAKDYTAYSTLSLWDTFRAENPLLTILEPTKVSDLVNSMLAYYETKKILPVWTLYANETNTMTGYHSIPVIADAYLKGIKGFDAEKAFEAMKATMMQDERGLNFYKKYGYIPYNLLDESVTITLEYAYDDWCIAQMAKALGKTADYEFFSKRSKAYEYLFDSKSGFMRGKSEDGKSWNEPFDPKHSNHREHTDYTEGNAWQHSWFVPHNVDDFIKLHGGNGAFTKRLEQLFTESSEITGNNVSADISGLIGQYAHGNEPSHHIAYMFNHAKQPWRTQYWVRHILDTQYNTTANGLSGNEDCGQMSAWYVFSSMGLYPMNPASGEYEIGSPIFEKSTLNLPNGKTFVIEAENVSDKNFYIQSATLNGKAFNKTAISHQELLKGGVLHFVMGAQPNQNWGLN, encoded by the coding sequence ATGAGGAAAATTACTCTGCTTTCTTTAACGGTAATTTTAACTGCAAGTTGCAAAATAAATGTAGATAAAAATACGCATCACAAAAGTTTTGCAGCAAATTATGTAGATCCTTTTATAGGTACTGGCGGGCACGGACATACGTATCCGGGTGCGACAGTTCCGTTTGGGATGCTGCAGGTGAGTCCAGATAATGGAGTTTCGAGCTGGGACTGGTGTTCGGGCTATCATTATTCTGACTCGATAGTTTCTGGATTTAGTCATTTACACTTAAGCGGAACAGGAATCGGTGATTTGGCAGATATTTTATTTATGCCGACAAACAAAAAATTAGATTTAACCGCCAAAGCCGCTTCACGCGATTTCCTTCCGTATAAATCAAAATACAATCATGTACACGAAAAAGCAGTACCGGGTTATTACCAAGTTTTTCTTGAAGATCCTAAAATCAATGTAGAATTAACTTCTACACAAAGAACCGCTTACCATAAATATACCTATAATAATAATGACACGCAGTCTGTTGTTGTCGATTTAGGTTTTGCCATCAATTGGGACAAAGCGGTAAAAACTTCTATTAAAATTGAAGATGCTCATACAATTAGCGGTTACCGTTATAGTACAGGCTGGGCAAAAAATCAGAAAGTGTTTTTTGTTGCCAAATTTTCTAAACCTATTGCAGAATCTATTATCACAGCAGATAAAAAAGTAGTTTCTGGTCAAAATGCTGAAGGTGAAAATACTGCTTTGCAATTGTTCTTCGATTCTAAAAATTCTAAAGAACTGGGCATAAAAGTGGCGCTTTCTTCTGTAAGCGTTGAAAATGCAAAAGACAATTTAGATGCGGAAAACCTGAATTTTAAAAAAGCAAAATCGGATGCGACTTCAGATTGGAACAAAGCTTTAAGCAAAATTACAGTAGAAACACCAGTAGATTCTCTAAAAACTATTTTCTACACTGCTTTATATCACGCGCAAGTTGCGCCTGTAACGTACAGCGATAAAAACGGCCAGTTTAGAAGAGAAGACGATAAAATTATCACTGCCAAAGATTATACGGCTTATTCTACATTATCGCTTTGGGATACGTTTAGGGCAGAGAACCCATTGCTGACGATATTAGAACCAACAAAAGTTTCAGATTTGGTGAACTCGATGTTGGCCTATTACGAAACTAAAAAAATACTTCCGGTTTGGACATTATATGCCAATGAAACCAACACCATGACAGGATATCATTCGATTCCGGTTATTGCAGATGCTTATTTAAAAGGCATAAAAGGTTTTGATGCCGAAAAAGCTTTTGAGGCGATGAAAGCAACTATGATGCAAGACGAGCGCGGATTAAATTTTTATAAAAAATACGGTTACATTCCGTACAATTTATTAGACGAATCAGTTACGATTACTTTAGAATATGCTTATGATGACTGGTGCATAGCTCAAATGGCGAAAGCTTTAGGAAAAACAGCTGATTATGAGTTTTTCTCCAAACGTTCCAAAGCTTACGAATATTTATTCGATTCAAAATCTGGTTTCATGAGAGGAAAATCAGAAGATGGAAAATCATGGAATGAGCCTTTCGACCCAAAACACTCCAATCACAGAGAACATACCGATTATACTGAAGGAAATGCTTGGCAGCACAGTTGGTTTGTGCCTCATAATGTGGATGATTTTATTAAGCTTCACGGAGGAAATGGCGCTTTTACAAAACGTTTGGAACAATTATTTACAGAGAGTTCTGAGATTACAGGAAACAACGTTTCAGCAGATATTTCGGGTTTGATCGGGCAATACGCGCACGGAAACGAACCAAGCCATCATATTGCTTATATGTTCAATCATGCGAAACAGCCTTGGAGAACGCAATATTGGGTGCGCCATATTCTGGACACACAATATAATACGACAGCAAATGGGTTAAGCGGCAACGAAGACTGCGGCCAAATGTCGGCTTGGTATGTATTCAGTTCAATGGGATTATACCCAATGAATCCAGCTTCTGGCGAGTATGAAATTGGAAGCCCGATTTTTGAGAAATCGACTTTAAATCTTCCAAATGGAAAAACTTTTGTGATCGAAGCAGAAAATGTTTCGGACAAAAATTTCTATATCCAATCGGCTACTTTAAACGGAAAAGCATTTAATAAAACAGCAATTTCTCACCAAGAATTGCTGAAAGGCGGTGTGCTTCATTTTGTAATGGGAGCACAGCCAAACCAAAACTGGGGTCTAAACTAA